One genomic segment of Sminthopsis crassicaudata isolate SCR6 chromosome 4, ASM4859323v1, whole genome shotgun sequence includes these proteins:
- the FAM151A gene encoding protein FAM151A produces the protein MAPKKVWAIVGAVGAVSVVAIVLAVTLSQGRSSQSGCESCRPDGDMMDYLLHSGHISQRDGLLVTWHHAANSQSEMEKALNSDVMVLEADVNVEGLNTANETGVPIMAHPPAIYSDITLEQWVEATLTRSKKGIKLDFKSIKAVGPSLDILRKHTENGRVQRPVWINADILEGPNRPIAIPVNASRFLSLVQEKYPNVTLSVGWTTLYIPIIQDKTYTRDMIERMHGLLQDLPQKVTFPVRAVMARAAWPHFSWLLSQSERYSLTLWQGASDPLTVDDLLYIRKHSAPHQIYYDLFEPILSQFKQLAQKRSGSSRG, from the exons ATGGCTCCAAAGAAAGTCTGGGCAATCGTAGGAGCCGTGGGGGCAGTTTCGGTGGTCGCCATTGTCCTTGCTGTCACCCTCAGCCAAGGCCGGAGCTCCCAGTCAG GTTGTGAGAGCTGTCGCCCTGATGGTGACATGATGGACTACCTCCTCCATAGTGGGCACATCAGCCAAAGGGACGGCCTGCTGGTCACCTGGCACCATGCCGCCAACAGCCAGAGCGAGATGGAGAAAGCCCTGAACA GTGATGTCATGGTCTTGGAAGCAGATGTCAACGTGGAAGGGCTGAACACAGCCAATGAGACAGGTGTCCCCATCATGGCCCACCCTCCCGCCATCTACAGCGACATCACCTTGGAACAGTGGGTGGAAGCCACTTTGACCAGATCCAAGAAAG GCATCAAGCTGGATTTCAAGAGCATCAAAGCAGTTGGCCCTTCTCTGGATATCTTGAGGAAGCACACAGAGAATGGCAGAGTCCAGAGGCCCGTGTGGATCAATGCCGATATCCTGGAAGGCCCCAACAGGCCCATTGCAATTCCTGTCAATGCCTCCCG GTTCCTGTCCTTGGTCCAAGAAAAGTACCCCAATGTCACCTTGTCTGTGGGCTGGACCACTCTCTACATCCCCATCATTCAAGACAAAACCTATACCCGGGACATGATTGAGCGTATGCATGGGCTGCTGCAGGACCTGCCCCAGAAAGTGACCTTCCCGGTGCGGGCCGTCATGGCAAGAGCTGCCTGGCCTCATTTCAGCTGGCTCCTGAGTCAGTCCGAGAG GTACAGCCTGACCCTATGGCAAGGTGCCTCAGACCCCTTGACTGTGGATGACCTTCTTTACATACGGAAACACAGTGCCCCACACCAAATCTACTATGACCTTTTTGAGCCCATACTGTCTCAGTTCAAGCAGCTTGCCCAAAAGCGGTCTGGTTCATCCAGGGGCTGA